In Leptolyngbya sp. 'hensonii', the following are encoded in one genomic region:
- a CDS encoding response regulator transcription factor, translated as MAPESAQLRILIVEDDPMMQLGLEQSLQAEPHFTIVGQADDGYLGVEAALKLKPDLIIMDIGLPRLDGIEATKRIKEALPDVRVVVLTSHTTETEIVAALSTGADAYCIKGARVDRLLAAIAAAQEGAIYLDPQIARRVVEHLKPPANVNNLAQLSDRELEVLKLMVDGLSNPEIAAKLYLSPNTIKTHVRGIMNKLAVDDRVQAAVVALRSGLV; from the coding sequence ATGGCACCTGAATCTGCGCAACTCCGGATCCTGATTGTTGAAGATGACCCAATGATGCAACTGGGGCTGGAGCAGTCCCTCCAGGCGGAGCCTCACTTTACGATCGTGGGTCAGGCTGATGATGGGTATCTGGGAGTAGAAGCAGCACTGAAACTAAAGCCAGACCTCATTATTATGGATATTGGCCTGCCCCGTTTGGATGGGATCGAAGCCACCAAGCGGATCAAGGAAGCACTCCCAGACGTGCGGGTTGTTGTCCTGACCTCCCACACCACAGAGACAGAAATTGTGGCGGCCCTATCCACTGGGGCCGATGCCTATTGCATCAAGGGAGCCCGTGTGGACCGACTTCTGGCCGCGATTGCCGCAGCTCAAGAAGGGGCCATTTATCTGGATCCTCAAATCGCTCGCCGGGTGGTGGAGCACCTGAAACCCCCAGCTAATGTCAACAATCTGGCCCAACTTTCAGATCGGGAACTGGAGGTCTTAAAGTTGATGGTAGATGGGCTCAGTAATCCGGAGATCGCAGCGAAGCTTTACCTCAGTCCCAATACCATCAAAACCCATGTTCGCGGGATTATGAATAAGCTGGCTGTGGACGATCGGGTTCAGGCCGCTGTGGTAGCCCTCCGCAGTGGATTGGTTTAA